The following proteins come from a genomic window of Novosphingobium sp. P6W:
- a CDS encoding nuclear transport factor 2 family protein, which produces MSSLEDRIARLEAESQIRQLIARYCFTIDDRDIDNIRALFAPDAVLKSADGVMNATGVDAIMTQYDGRFDVLGPGHHFMHDVQIDFVGDGSQEATGRVIGHAELWRNGKMMVTAIRYDDKYKNTDAGWKFAERTIGFLYYVPIEEYPNILATPLRNHAYAEPKPADFPENLPTWVAYEKSRGRG; this is translated from the coding sequence ATGTCCAGCCTTGAAGACCGTATCGCCCGGCTCGAAGCCGAATCGCAGATCCGCCAGCTCATCGCGCGCTACTGCTTCACCATCGACGACCGTGACATCGACAATATCCGCGCCCTGTTCGCGCCCGATGCCGTGCTCAAATCCGCCGACGGGGTGATGAACGCCACCGGCGTCGATGCGATCATGACGCAGTACGACGGGCGCTTCGACGTCCTCGGCCCGGGCCACCATTTCATGCACGACGTCCAGATCGACTTTGTCGGCGATGGTTCGCAGGAGGCCACGGGCCGCGTGATCGGTCATGCGGAACTGTGGCGGAACGGCAAGATGATGGTCACCGCCATCCGCTACGACGACAAGTACAAGAACACCGATGCAGGCTGGAAATTCGCCGAACGCACCATCGGTTTCCTTTATTACGTGCCGATCGAGGAATACCCCAACATCCTCGCCACCCCCTTGCGCAACCATGCCTATGCCGAGCCGAAACCGGCGGATTTCCCGGAAAACCTGCCGACATGGGTCGCCTACGAAAAGTCACGCGGCAGGGGATAA
- a CDS encoding ThuA domain-containing protein has product MKVHLIAAGKFHDIDFARLELLKLLAERPQIRTSVAADYGDLASLAAADLLITYTCDLMPDGAEQVAALESFLARGGRWLALHGTNAILRFGADGVVDTPDEVPAFSRMLGTRFAGHPPIAPFKVFVTRGDHEMTEGLRDFRVEDELYLTHRTAEIDVLLHTSFTGRCDEFRDADWDEAEVPVLYERKVGEGRVLYLTLGHCRGHYDLQPVAEFWPHPQRCAWNYPVFYELLRRAIGWGMPHAA; this is encoded by the coding sequence ATGAAGGTTCACCTGATTGCCGCGGGGAAATTCCACGACATCGATTTTGCCCGTCTCGAACTGCTCAAGCTGCTGGCCGAACGCCCGCAGATCCGAACTTCGGTTGCCGCCGATTACGGCGACCTGGCGAGCCTTGCGGCCGCCGATCTGCTGATAACCTACACCTGCGACCTGATGCCGGACGGCGCGGAGCAGGTCGCTGCGCTGGAGTCTTTCCTGGCGCGCGGCGGGCGCTGGCTGGCGCTGCACGGCACCAATGCGATCTTGCGTTTCGGCGCCGACGGCGTGGTCGATACGCCTGACGAGGTTCCTGCTTTCAGCCGGATGCTGGGCACGCGCTTTGCGGGCCACCCGCCGATCGCGCCCTTCAAGGTCTTCGTCACGCGCGGCGACCACGAGATGACCGAGGGCCTGCGCGATTTCCGCGTCGAGGATGAACTCTACCTCACTCACCGCACGGCCGAGATCGACGTGCTGCTGCACACCAGCTTCACCGGCCGCTGCGACGAGTTTCGCGATGCCGACTGGGACGAGGCCGAGGTGCCCGTGCTGTATGAGCGCAAGGTGGGCGAAGGCCGGGTCCTGTACCTCACGCTGGGGCACTGCCGGGGCCATTACGACCTCCAACCGGTCGCCGAGTTCTGGCCGCATCCCCAGCGCTGCGCGTGGAATTATCCGGTGTTTTACGAACTGCTGCGGCGCGCGATCGGGTGGGGTATGCCTCACGCGGCCTGA
- a CDS encoding CaiB/BaiF CoA-transferase family protein, with translation MSGRGKGPLAGVKVLDLTSVLMGPYATQIFADLGADVIKVESPSGDTTRFIPPGPDASRGAMFLNVNRGKRSVVMDLKQPEARAALLRMAESADVFIHSMRSSAIGRLGLDYAALRGANPKIVYANLYGFARSGPYRDYPAYDDIVQAASGIVDLQARLSGGEPTYAATVIADKVAGLTGAYSVIAALFAREKNGVGQEIEVPMFETLVSFAMVEHLCGSLFVPPEGPPEYPRATSEARRPYRTADGYIGVMIYNDKHWRAFFDALGNPAWSQDPMFASMRSRTQNITAVLAKVAEVIEGRSTAEWVDLLRQAHIPATAIKSLTDLLDDPHLVETGFWQERETDQGTLRFPGIPTTFSETPGAIGDPGPALGGESEAVLREAGFSDEEIADLIARGAVQAAA, from the coding sequence ATGAGTGGACGCGGCAAGGGACCGCTGGCGGGCGTGAAAGTGCTGGACCTCACCAGCGTGCTGATGGGGCCGTACGCAACGCAGATCTTCGCCGATCTGGGCGCGGACGTCATCAAGGTGGAAAGCCCGTCCGGTGACACCACCCGCTTCATTCCGCCCGGCCCGGATGCATCGCGCGGGGCGATGTTCCTCAACGTCAATCGCGGCAAGCGCAGCGTGGTGATGGACCTCAAGCAGCCGGAAGCACGCGCCGCCCTGCTGCGCATGGCCGAAAGCGCTGACGTGTTCATCCACTCCATGCGCTCCAGCGCGATCGGGCGGCTGGGGCTGGACTATGCGGCCCTGCGAGGCGCGAACCCGAAGATCGTCTACGCCAACCTCTACGGTTTTGCGCGAAGCGGACCCTACCGCGACTACCCCGCCTATGACGACATCGTGCAGGCGGCCTCGGGCATCGTCGATCTGCAAGCCCGCCTTTCCGGCGGCGAGCCGACCTATGCCGCAACCGTGATCGCCGACAAGGTGGCCGGGCTGACCGGCGCCTACTCGGTGATCGCCGCCCTGTTCGCGCGGGAGAAAAACGGCGTCGGCCAGGAGATCGAGGTGCCGATGTTCGAGACGCTGGTCTCCTTCGCCATGGTGGAGCATCTGTGCGGATCGCTGTTCGTGCCGCCCGAAGGTCCGCCCGAATACCCCCGCGCCACATCCGAAGCGCGGCGCCCCTATCGCACGGCGGACGGCTACATCGGCGTGATGATCTACAACGACAAGCACTGGCGCGCCTTCTTCGATGCGCTGGGCAATCCCGCATGGTCGCAGGACCCGATGTTCGCCTCGATGCGGTCGCGCACGCAGAACATCACCGCAGTGCTGGCCAAGGTCGCCGAGGTGATCGAGGGGCGCAGCACCGCCGAATGGGTCGATCTGCTGCGGCAGGCGCATATCCCGGCGACCGCGATCAAGAGCCTGACCGACCTGCTGGACGACCCCCATCTGGTCGAGACCGGCTTCTGGCAGGAACGCGAGACCGACCAGGGCACCCTGCGCTTCCCCGGCATTCCCACGACCTTTTCCGAAACCCCCGGCGCCATCGGCGATCCCGGCCCGGCGCTGGGCGGCGAAAGCGAAGCCGTACTGCGCGAGGCGGGCTTCTCGGACGAGGAGATCGCCGATCTCATAGCGCGCGGCGCAGTGCAGGCAGCGGCATGA
- a CDS encoding sugar phosphate isomerase/epimerase, which yields MSGADRFPLSLHQLTTLDAPPARLVELAGQAGCAHVCLFTYVPEAARGRYPLVTAADVPDLHARMADAGVSLCNLEVFPLDGREDFDGFAKALETGAALGATKATAHIHEVSGRQEGAARFAAFCDLAAPYGIVAGLEFNAFTGVADIVSAAAIVRAAGRANGQLVCDALHLFRNGGSVADLAAQADIVGYAQLSDGPLSRPREEWWPEAVRSRALPGQGELPLVELVAALREGTVIEIEVPRADDAKAGMDAAQRVERAVAATRAVIALAGKSA from the coding sequence ATGAGCGGAGCGGACCGTTTTCCCCTGTCGCTGCACCAGCTTACCACATTGGATGCGCCGCCCGCGCGGCTGGTCGAACTGGCGGGGCAGGCGGGGTGCGCGCATGTCTGCCTGTTTACCTACGTGCCCGAGGCGGCGCGCGGCCGCTACCCGCTTGTCACTGCCGCCGACGTGCCGGACCTGCACGCCCGCATGGCGGATGCAGGGGTGAGCCTGTGCAACCTCGAAGTGTTCCCGCTCGACGGGCGCGAGGATTTCGATGGCTTTGCAAAGGCGTTGGAAACCGGCGCGGCGCTGGGGGCGACCAAAGCCACCGCGCATATCCACGAGGTGTCGGGGCGGCAGGAAGGCGCGGCGCGCTTCGCCGCATTCTGCGATCTTGCGGCGCCTTACGGGATCGTGGCGGGGCTGGAATTCAACGCTTTCACCGGCGTGGCGGACATCGTCTCCGCCGCCGCGATCGTGCGCGCGGCGGGTCGGGCGAATGGGCAACTGGTGTGCGATGCGCTGCACCTGTTCCGCAACGGCGGCAGTGTGGCCGACCTTGCTGCACAAGCCGATATCGTCGGCTACGCCCAGCTTTCGGACGGCCCGCTATCCCGCCCGCGCGAGGAGTGGTGGCCTGAGGCGGTACGGTCACGCGCGTTGCCGGGGCAGGGCGAACTGCCGCTGGTGGAACTGGTCGCGGCGCTGCGCGAGGGGACGGTGATCGAGATCGAAGTCCCCCGCGCCGACGATGCCAAGGCGGGGATGGACGCCGCGCAGAGGGTGGAACGCGCCGTGGCCGCAACCCGCGCGGTCATCGCGCTGGCAGGTAAGTCTGCCTGA
- a CDS encoding TetR/AcrR family transcriptional regulator yields the protein MKRTSADRSRTGLQVGADEPTMQALKSAQTRARLIDATIRVLVRSGYARTTTPQVAIEAGLSRGAMLHHFDNGISLIKATITHLHERRLRAFRRAAERSALDHNAMVRTYWRQIQKPAFIAFHELAVAARTNAELAAVLMPLQVEFRERFNQLAVQLYPEWQASPQRFALAMAVSQATMEGMAVNLLTGAMDAALVEPLLDSLEEQMHALRPASEGQAA from the coding sequence GTGAAACGCACCAGCGCCGACAGGTCCCGAACGGGGCTGCAGGTCGGCGCTGACGAACCGACGATGCAGGCGCTGAAAAGCGCCCAGACCCGCGCGCGGCTGATCGATGCGACCATCCGCGTGCTGGTGCGCAGCGGCTATGCCCGCACCACGACGCCGCAGGTCGCCATCGAGGCGGGGCTTTCGCGCGGGGCCATGCTGCACCATTTCGACAACGGCATCTCGCTCATCAAGGCGACCATCACTCACCTTCACGAACGGCGGCTACGCGCCTTTCGCCGCGCAGCAGAGCGCAGCGCGCTGGACCACAACGCGATGGTCCGCACATACTGGCGCCAGATCCAGAAACCCGCGTTCATCGCCTTTCACGAACTGGCCGTGGCCGCGCGCACGAACGCCGAACTGGCTGCTGTACTGATGCCCCTGCAGGTGGAATTTCGCGAGCGGTTCAACCAGCTTGCGGTGCAGCTCTATCCCGAATGGCAGGCCAGCCCGCAGCGCTTCGCCCTTGCCATGGCCGTTTCCCAGGCGACCATGGAGGGCATGGCGGTCAACCTGCTGACCGGGGCGATGGATGCAGCATTGGTGGAGCCGCTGCTCGATTCGCTGGAGGAGCAGATGCACGCGCTGCGGCCCGCCTCGGAAGGTCAGGCCGCGTGA
- a CDS encoding class I adenylate-forming enzyme family protein yields MTMEKAFSASVYDLVAMRARATPHALAIAQRDLRLDYAALLARVEAIAADFAARGLERGQRIAILSENRFEYTAAQLACAKLGLIAACLNWRLAEAELHHCVDLVEPVLLVASPRYRDAADALAKGRPVAAIDALGTAPGAWAETQSAAQGEDGLLIIYTSGTTGLPKAAVISHRAEIARMCAMRLDMGVEMTDAYVSWAPMFHMGGTEHLLATLMCGGTGVIVDGFDADAIVDALEEFPIGWLMLVPATIEPLLERLAARQAKVRGVKAVGCMADLVPSATIAAITRALRAPYLNSFGATETGMPPLSADLIPVGAMPDAFPKQLSMMVDLRLLDAAGNEVADGETGEACVRGSTLFSGYWNAPATNAECFAGGWFHMGDLFRRTAQGYDFVGRSKYLIKSGGENIYPAEIERVLFADARVNDAIVVRKPDPQWGEVPVAVIARNDASLDEGAVLQLCRDALAGYKRPRHVRFIAMEAFPRSASGKIIREEVEAMIG; encoded by the coding sequence ATGACGATGGAGAAGGCTTTTTCAGCCAGCGTCTATGATCTTGTCGCCATGCGGGCGCGGGCGACGCCCCATGCGCTGGCAATCGCCCAGCGAGATCTGCGGCTGGACTACGCCGCACTGCTGGCGCGGGTGGAGGCCATTGCCGCCGATTTCGCCGCGCGCGGGCTGGAGCGGGGGCAGCGCATCGCTATCCTTTCCGAAAACCGGTTCGAATATACGGCGGCCCAACTGGCCTGCGCCAAGCTGGGGCTGATCGCCGCCTGCCTCAACTGGCGGCTGGCCGAGGCCGAACTTCATCACTGCGTGGACCTTGTGGAGCCGGTACTGCTGGTCGCCTCGCCGCGCTACCGGGATGCGGCGGATGCGCTGGCGAAGGGCCGCCCCGTCGCCGCCATCGATGCGCTGGGCACAGCGCCGGGCGCTTGGGCCGAAACGCAAAGCGCGGCGCAGGGCGAGGACGGCCTGCTCATCATCTACACCAGCGGCACCACCGGCCTGCCCAAGGCGGCGGTCATCAGCCACCGCGCCGAGATCGCCCGCATGTGCGCCATGCGCCTCGACATGGGGGTGGAGATGACCGACGCCTATGTATCCTGGGCACCGATGTTCCACATGGGCGGCACGGAACATCTGCTGGCAACCCTGATGTGCGGCGGCACCGGGGTGATCGTCGACGGTTTCGATGCCGATGCGATCGTCGATGCGCTGGAAGAATTTCCCATCGGCTGGCTGATGCTGGTGCCTGCCACGATCGAACCGCTGCTGGAACGCCTTGCCGCGCGGCAGGCGAAAGTGCGCGGGGTGAAGGCGGTGGGCTGCATGGCGGACCTGGTGCCATCGGCCACGATCGCGGCGATCACGCGGGCTTTGCGCGCGCCCTATCTCAATTCCTTCGGTGCGACCGAGACGGGAATGCCGCCGCTGTCCGCCGATCTCATCCCGGTCGGCGCCATGCCCGATGCCTTCCCCAAGCAGTTGAGCATGATGGTGGACCTGCGCCTGCTTGACGCGGCGGGCAACGAAGTGGCCGACGGTGAGACGGGCGAGGCCTGCGTGCGCGGCTCCACGCTGTTCAGCGGCTACTGGAACGCGCCCGCCACCAATGCCGAATGCTTCGCGGGCGGCTGGTTCCACATGGGGGACCTGTTCCGCCGCACCGCGCAGGGGTATGATTTCGTCGGACGCTCCAAGTACCTCATCAAGTCCGGCGGCGAGAATATCTATCCCGCCGAGATCGAGCGGGTGCTGTTCGCCGATGCGCGGGTCAACGATGCCATCGTCGTGCGCAAGCCCGATCCGCAGTGGGGCGAAGTGCCGGTGGCCGTCATCGCCCGCAACGATGCCTCGCTTGACGAAGGCGCGGTGCTGCAGCTGTGCCGCGATGCGCTGGCGGGGTACAAGCGCCCCCGGCATGTGCGCTTCATCGCGATGGAGGCGTTTCCGCGCAGCGCCAGCGGCAAGATCATCCGCGAGGAAGTGGAAGCGATGATCGGGTGA
- a CDS encoding acetyl-CoA acetyltransferase: MGDMFPRGRTAIAGLATFGVGETPGYSSMELTAKAALLAVEDAGLTLPEVDALFICQPDDFFAGLSFAEYLGLQPRYTDNNRTGGSAFMSHMASAALMLEAGYIDCALIAYGSNQRSNGGKLATKITSNAWDAPYAPLFPLTSYALAAARHMHEFGTTREDLAAVALAARAWANTNPEAFAKGPLTMEDCHSARMISTPISVRDCCLVTDGAAAIVMTRTDRARDLAAAPVPLLGAAAATWWNSVAQSKDVTVTAAKESGARAMAMAGVTPSDIQTAQLYDAFTINTVLFLEDLGFCSKGEGGRFVSSGAIAPGGSLPVNTNGGGLSCCHPGMYGLFAVIEAARQIRGTAANQLPGIDLALAHGNGGTLSSQATVILGSMATV; encoded by the coding sequence ATGGGCGATATGTTCCCGCGCGGCCGCACCGCGATTGCCGGCCTGGCCACCTTCGGCGTGGGCGAGACGCCCGGCTACAGTTCGATGGAGCTGACCGCCAAGGCCGCCTTGCTGGCGGTGGAAGATGCCGGGCTGACCTTGCCTGAAGTGGATGCGCTGTTCATCTGCCAGCCCGACGATTTCTTCGCGGGCCTGTCCTTCGCCGAATATCTGGGCCTGCAGCCGCGCTATACCGACAACAACCGCACCGGCGGCTCTGCCTTCATGAGCCATATGGCCAGCGCGGCGCTGATGCTGGAGGCGGGCTATATCGACTGCGCGCTGATCGCCTATGGCTCGAACCAGCGCAGCAATGGCGGCAAGCTGGCGACGAAGATCACCAGCAACGCCTGGGACGCGCCTTATGCGCCGCTGTTCCCGCTGACCTCCTATGCGTTGGCGGCGGCGCGGCACATGCATGAATTTGGCACGACCCGCGAGGACCTTGCCGCCGTGGCGCTGGCCGCGCGGGCCTGGGCGAACACCAACCCGGAAGCTTTCGCCAAGGGTCCGCTGACGATGGAGGACTGCCATTCCGCGCGGATGATCAGCACGCCGATCTCGGTGCGCGACTGCTGCCTCGTAACCGACGGCGCGGCGGCGATCGTGATGACCCGCACCGACCGCGCGCGCGATCTGGCGGCGGCGCCCGTGCCCCTGCTGGGCGCTGCGGCGGCAACATGGTGGAACTCGGTTGCGCAGTCGAAGGATGTGACCGTCACCGCCGCGAAGGAATCCGGCGCGCGGGCGATGGCGATGGCGGGGGTCACCCCGTCCGATATCCAGACGGCGCAGCTCTACGATGCCTTCACGATCAACACGGTGCTGTTCCTCGAAGACCTTGGCTTTTGCTCCAAGGGCGAAGGCGGGCGCTTCGTGAGCAGCGGCGCCATCGCGCCGGGCGGCAGCCTGCCGGTGAACACCAACGGCGGCGGGCTGTCGTGCTGCCATCCCGGCATGTACGGACTGTTCGCGGTGATCGAGGCGGCGCGGCAGATACGCGGCACAGCGGCGAACCAGCTGCCCGGCATCGACCTTGCACTGGCACACGGCAATGGCGGCACCCTGTCCAGCCAGGCAACGGTGATACTGGGCAGCATGGCAACGGTCTGA
- a CDS encoding MaoC/PaaZ C-terminal domain-containing protein, producing the protein MTSSRWEIPSVPAEAMALWCEALGDDNAIHLDPAAAEALGFGPRTVNPGPTNLAYLLNMVMEAQPGAQVRCVDAALMGNVLAGDGVTAQGTWHEDGTTCDAELALETGHVVLKARIEIENGRDCDDDGEGFFSQRL; encoded by the coding sequence ATGACCTCGAGCCGCTGGGAAATCCCCTCCGTCCCCGCCGAAGCCATGGCGCTGTGGTGCGAGGCGCTGGGCGATGACAACGCCATCCACCTAGATCCCGCCGCCGCCGAGGCGCTGGGCTTTGGTCCGCGCACCGTCAATCCTGGGCCGACGAACCTGGCGTACCTGCTCAACATGGTGATGGAAGCGCAGCCGGGCGCGCAGGTGCGCTGCGTGGATGCGGCGCTGATGGGTAATGTGCTGGCCGGCGACGGCGTGACCGCACAAGGCACATGGCATGAGGACGGCACGACCTGCGATGCCGAACTGGCCTTAGAGACAGGTCACGTCGTTCTCAAAGCAAGAATAGAAATAGAAAACGGGAGAGATTGCGATGACGATGGAGAAGGCTTTTTCAGCCAGCGTCTATGA
- a CDS encoding TIM barrel protein, with the protein MTNLPISGEMIAEGNARMVEALDDEYAALGRKLERSGIAIDAVKDKLAGFSVAVPSWGAGRGGTRFAKFPIPGEPTNIHEKLEDCAVINQLSRLTPRVSPHFPWDKVADYKGLREEAASLGLGFDAVNSNTFQDQPGQAQTYATGSLSSTVAATRQQAVEHNIECIEIGRQLGSTDLTVWVGDGTNFPGQQDLGRSLDRYLEAAAQVYAALPDDWRMLLEHKMFEPAFYSTVISDWGSSILAAQELGPKAKCLVDLGHHAPNVNIEQIVARLHRFGKLGGFHFNDSKYGDDDLDSGSINPHQLFLVFNELVEAELAPRDGFAPSYMIDQSHNVTDPIESMLSSAEAIGSCYAKALLVDREALHLAQEANDTMMAFQALRRAYTVDVSPILAKARLDAGGAIDVLGTYRESRWRDRKAQERKAVGLGAGIV; encoded by the coding sequence ATGACCAACCTGCCGATTTCGGGCGAAATGATCGCCGAAGGCAACGCCCGCATGGTAGAGGCGCTGGACGATGAATACGCAGCTCTGGGACGCAAGCTGGAGCGTTCGGGCATCGCCATCGACGCGGTGAAGGACAAGTTGGCCGGGTTCTCGGTCGCCGTGCCCAGTTGGGGCGCAGGCCGGGGCGGCACCCGCTTCGCCAAGTTCCCCATTCCGGGCGAGCCGACCAACATCCACGAAAAGCTGGAGGACTGCGCGGTCATCAACCAGCTTTCGCGGCTGACCCCGCGCGTCTCTCCGCATTTCCCGTGGGACAAGGTCGCCGATTACAAAGGCCTGCGCGAGGAGGCGGCCAGCCTTGGCCTTGGCTTCGATGCGGTGAATTCCAACACCTTCCAGGACCAGCCGGGACAGGCGCAGACTTATGCAACCGGCTCGCTGTCCTCGACAGTGGCGGCGACGCGCCAGCAGGCGGTCGAACACAATATCGAATGCATCGAGATCGGCCGCCAGCTTGGCTCCACCGACCTCACGGTGTGGGTGGGCGACGGCACCAACTTCCCCGGCCAGCAGGACCTTGGCCGCAGCCTGGATCGCTATCTGGAAGCGGCTGCGCAGGTCTATGCCGCGTTGCCGGATGACTGGCGCATGTTGCTGGAACACAAGATGTTCGAGCCGGCGTTCTATTCCACGGTCATCAGCGACTGGGGTTCCTCGATCCTCGCCGCGCAGGAACTGGGCCCCAAGGCGAAGTGCCTTGTCGATCTTGGCCACCACGCGCCCAACGTCAACATCGAGCAGATCGTGGCGCGGCTTCACCGCTTCGGCAAGCTGGGCGGCTTCCACTTCAACGACAGCAAGTACGGCGACGACGACCTCGATTCCGGCTCGATCAACCCGCACCAGCTGTTCCTGGTGTTCAACGAACTGGTCGAGGCGGAACTGGCCCCGCGCGATGGTTTTGCGCCCAGCTATATGATCGACCAGTCGCACAATGTGACCGACCCGATCGAATCCATGCTTTCCTCGGCCGAGGCGATCGGCTCGTGCTATGCCAAGGCGCTGCTGGTCGACCGCGAAGCGCTGCATCTGGCGCAGGAGGCCAACGATACGATGATGGCCTTCCAGGCGCTGCGCCGGGCCTATACCGTCGACGTTTCGCCGATCCTCGCAAAGGCGCGCCTCGATGCGGGCGGCGCGATCGACGTGCTAGGCACCTACCGCGAAAGCCGCTGGCGTGACCGCAAGGCGCAGGAACGCAAGGCCGTGGGGCTGGGCGCGGGCATCGTCTGA
- a CDS encoding Zn-ribbon domain-containing OB-fold protein, whose amino-acid sequence MTSPASHWREALAQGRFLLQRAGDGCAIFPPRLAAPGSGADDLEWIEASGLGTVYTLSWVQRRPPAEPYNVVLIDLDEGARLMSRVEGADPETLRIGQRVSAFIDSSGEEPVLLFRALED is encoded by the coding sequence ATGACCAGCCCGGCAAGCCATTGGCGCGAGGCTTTGGCGCAGGGCCGGTTCCTGCTCCAGCGCGCGGGCGATGGCTGCGCGATCTTTCCGCCGCGCCTTGCCGCTCCGGGCAGCGGGGCGGACGATCTGGAATGGATCGAGGCGTCCGGGCTGGGCACGGTCTACACCCTGTCATGGGTGCAGCGCAGACCGCCGGCGGAGCCTTATAACGTCGTGTTGATAGACCTCGACGAAGGCGCCCGGTTGATGAGCAGGGTGGAGGGCGCTGACCCGGAAACCCTGCGGATCGGCCAGCGCGTGTCCGCTTTCATCGACAGCAGCGGCGAAGAGCCCGTGCTGCTTTTCCGCGCCTTGGAGGACTGA
- a CDS encoding TetR/AcrR family transcriptional regulator produces MRSPAMKPGNAEAEPLAWRRRKDFRPQEILSAARQLIEEEGAKATSMAKIAKLAGVSEATVYKYYDNKQELVNHVLTDWATPFVERLTGELQHIADLRTQLTLIAVRFLRSMEETPKLHRVFYQELRWSDYRGTTLHAQNHTFAQTVVDAVERAKGQGKARADVDPVMIRDMLFGGLEHIAMRTSFIGRPLDIDAEATRFVDVLLGGVLMAPAAPAPIPDVDRLAGLVDRMETLLDARKEG; encoded by the coding sequence ATGCGCAGCCCCGCGATGAAGCCCGGCAATGCCGAAGCCGAGCCGCTCGCCTGGCGGCGGCGCAAGGATTTTCGCCCGCAGGAGATCCTCTCCGCCGCGCGGCAGCTGATTGAGGAGGAAGGCGCCAAGGCCACGTCGATGGCCAAGATCGCCAAACTGGCCGGCGTGTCCGAAGCGACGGTCTACAAGTATTATGACAACAAGCAGGAACTGGTGAACCATGTCCTGACCGACTGGGCCACGCCTTTCGTCGAGCGGCTGACCGGCGAGTTGCAGCACATCGCGGACCTGCGCACTCAATTGACGCTTATCGCCGTTCGCTTTCTCCGCTCGATGGAGGAAACGCCCAAGCTGCACCGCGTTTTCTACCAGGAACTGCGCTGGTCCGACTACCGGGGCACCACCCTTCACGCCCAGAACCACACCTTCGCGCAGACCGTGGTGGACGCGGTGGAACGCGCCAAGGGACAAGGCAAGGCGCGCGCGGACGTCGACCCGGTAATGATCCGCGACATGCTGTTTGGCGGCCTGGAACACATCGCCATGCGCACCAGCTTCATCGGCCGCCCGCTCGACATCGATGCCGAGGCGACGCGGTTCGTCGACGTGCTGCTGGGCGGTGTTCTCATGGCTCCGGCAGCGCCAGCGCCGATCCCCGACGTGGACCGGCTGGCCGGACTGGTGGACCGGATGGAGACGCTGCTGGACGCCAGAAAAGAAGGATAA